A region from the Bradyrhizobium erythrophlei genome encodes:
- a CDS encoding PepSY domain-containing protein, protein MVALAASVIGPAFGQTQPTRPSAYPTAPTMPSAFATAPLNPCYARSSYNPTSPCYSGTSYPSYTAIEPFEFPNATNRQALPGADSLNGDQAKQRIEAKGYSDVSGLQKDNRGIWRGEATMKDGRPVTVILDLEGNIYSELSPSITIRPLNPND, encoded by the coding sequence ATGGTTGCATTAGCCGCGTCAGTTATCGGCCCTGCATTCGGACAGACGCAGCCCACGCGACCGTCCGCTTATCCGACCGCCCCAACGATGCCTTCGGCCTTCGCGACCGCTCCCCTAAATCCTTGCTATGCCCGCTCGTCGTATAATCCCACCAGCCCCTGCTACTCCGGTACTTCGTATCCGTCCTACACTGCGATTGAGCCGTTCGAATTTCCCAACGCGACAAATCGACAGGCCCTACCGGGTGCCGACAGCCTTAACGGTGATCAGGCGAAGCAGCGAATTGAAGCAAAGGGCTATTCAGATGTTTCCGGATTGCAAAAGGACAATCGCGGAATTTGGCGTGGCGAAGCGACAATGAAAGATGGAAGGCCCGTAACTGTCATTCTCGATCTGGAAGGGAATATCTACTCCGAACTGTCTCCGTCCATCACCATCCGTCCGCTCAACCCCAACGATTGA
- a CDS encoding IS630 family transposase, whose product MNVRYRVELSQTERAELTALLSGGKHAARKLKRAQILLAADAGASDEAIATGVGASGSTIYRTKRRFVLGNLEAALSEEPRPGAARKLSGKEEALLVATACSSPPKGRARWTLELLAGELVRLTEHDDISRETVRRRLAENDLKPWRKDMWCIPQVDGEYVARMEDVLDLYAEQPDSKRPVVCFDESPTQLIGEVRQPIPAAPGQLERYDCEYKRNGTVNLFIFLDVHRPWRKVKVTDSRAAVDFAACMRELANVHFPKAERIRVVLDNLSTHSVGALYQAFPPAEARRILRRLEFHYVPKHASWLNMVEIEIGVLRSQCLDRRIDNRQQLVSEIAAWERQRNASRARIKWMFTTEKARAKMGRAYPSEGSKTPSPNES is encoded by the coding sequence ATGAATGTACGCTATCGGGTCGAACTGAGCCAAACCGAGCGGGCAGAACTCACAGCGCTTTTGAGTGGCGGCAAGCACGCCGCGCGCAAGCTCAAGCGAGCGCAGATTTTACTGGCTGCCGATGCAGGCGCGAGCGACGAAGCAATCGCCACCGGTGTCGGCGCAAGCGGCTCGACTATCTACCGGACCAAGCGCCGCTTCGTGCTCGGCAACCTGGAGGCGGCGCTGAGCGAGGAGCCGCGCCCCGGAGCGGCCCGCAAGCTCTCAGGGAAGGAGGAAGCCCTGCTGGTTGCGACGGCCTGTTCGAGCCCACCCAAAGGCCGGGCGCGTTGGACCCTGGAACTCCTGGCGGGCGAGTTGGTCAGGCTCACCGAGCACGACGACATCTCCCGAGAGACTGTGCGCCGGCGCCTGGCTGAAAACGACCTCAAGCCCTGGCGCAAGGACATGTGGTGCATTCCGCAGGTCGACGGCGAGTACGTCGCCCGCATGGAGGATGTGCTCGACCTTTATGCCGAACAGCCCGATTCGAAGCGCCCGGTGGTCTGCTTCGACGAGAGCCCAACCCAGCTCATCGGCGAAGTCCGCCAGCCGATCCCAGCCGCGCCGGGCCAACTTGAGCGCTACGATTGTGAGTACAAGCGCAATGGCACGGTCAACCTGTTCATCTTCCTCGACGTGCACCGGCCCTGGCGCAAGGTCAAAGTCACTGACAGCCGCGCTGCGGTCGACTTCGCCGCCTGCATGCGCGAACTCGCCAATGTTCACTTCCCAAAGGCAGAGCGCATCCGGGTCGTGTTGGACAATCTATCGACCCACTCAGTCGGCGCGCTTTACCAAGCCTTCCCGCCGGCCGAGGCGCGACGCATCTTGCGCCGGCTGGAGTTCCACTACGTCCCCAAGCACGCCAGCTGGCTGAATATGGTGGAGATCGAGATTGGCGTGCTGCGCAGTCAGTGTCTGGACAGACGCATCGACAACCGGCAACAACTCGTATCCGAGATCGCCGCCTGGGAGCGGCAGCGCAACGCTTCACGCGCCCGCATCAAATGGATGTTCACAACCGAGAAAGCCCGCGCCAAAATGGGCCGTGCCTATCCCTCGGAAGGCTCTAAAACGCCCTCGCCCAATGAATCATAA
- a CDS encoding endonuclease/exonuclease/phosphatase family protein: MGFERKLAALSSLRPDIAILCEVACPERLRSQLPVLEGMPIVWVGNKANKGLAVVSFTGSRIELDSSYRSNNQFVAPVHVSGAKSFRLLATWDHNDRTEGLNRRPGPLLRCLVDSADFCSRGDLVVAGDFNNNPRWDKPNGPNNMSVLAQELARRQLVSLYHRGTGEAFGSELRGTYWHYRRSAMPYHIDYLFVPMTWLTDLVSFELGDYDAWCANGLSDHAPLSAEFRDTETYLTPPSRV, encoded by the coding sequence ATGGGTTTCGAGCGCAAATTGGCGGCGCTCTCTTCCCTCAGACCCGACATTGCGATTCTTTGCGAAGTTGCCTGCCCTGAAAGGCTACGATCCCAACTTCCTGTACTCGAAGGAATGCCTATCGTCTGGGTGGGCAACAAGGCGAACAAAGGTCTCGCGGTTGTGTCGTTCACCGGCAGCAGGATCGAGCTTGATTCTTCATACCGATCAAACAATCAATTCGTTGCGCCTGTTCATGTAAGTGGAGCGAAGTCGTTTCGCTTGCTCGCCACGTGGGATCACAATGACCGAACGGAAGGCCTGAATAGACGGCCTGGACCGCTTCTTCGATGTCTGGTGGATAGTGCCGACTTCTGCAGTAGGGGCGACCTGGTCGTGGCGGGGGATTTCAACAATAATCCGCGCTGGGACAAACCCAACGGGCCGAACAATATGAGCGTGCTTGCGCAGGAACTAGCAAGACGGCAATTGGTGAGCCTTTATCACCGCGGCACCGGAGAGGCGTTTGGCAGTGAACTGCGCGGGACGTATTGGCACTATCGTCGCAGCGCCATGCCCTACCATATTGACTATCTATTCGTGCCGATGACGTGGCTGACCGATCTAGTATCGTTTGAGCTCGGGGACTACGACGCTTGGTGCGCAAATGGCTTGAGTGACCACGCACCGCTTAGTGCCGAATTTCGTGATACGGAGACCTATCTTACGCCACCTTCGCGGGTCTAA
- a CDS encoding DUF3631 domain-containing protein, producing the protein MQRFGERERERLVKLLRSLGSDNTHESEAARGRIDSLFRQFSKTWSDLIRLLGDGAAPIRADLADNIAALGSSDPEERVKARANIAELLARHRKTWNDLVDELCSPAPAAWVSSNSSSGDPERVNPLALMHYLLKEYVELREHEYIVVALWILHTHVFRHFMVSPRLALRSPVAGCGKTVLIDVLARTTSQAAKFDAITASAIFHLIDETHPTLLIDEADNLGLGLQPNGRIRAVFNSGHRNGGTVAIRDRGETRKFSTFAPLALALPDSMGGLPRTLNSRSITITMQRYDGARELQRLDAYRPDPALNAAYTQILLWRCDVELDSDPEMPAGIRNRLADNWRPLLSIADSLGWGERAREAMLIMAREYQDADVKILLLDDIRRVFDARAVDRLPSKVLLDALHALDDSDWREFRGVRGDGSPHKLRDSELATMLREFKIRPRSIWPLHRTAKTKSAKGYRREQFEAVWRVYCADNSTAAHGSNIRSLRRAGAGTA; encoded by the coding sequence GTGCAACGGTTCGGCGAGCGCGAGCGCGAACGCCTCGTCAAGCTCTTGCGCTCGCTCGGCTCCGATAACACGCATGAAAGTGAAGCCGCGCGCGGCCGGATCGATAGCCTTTTCCGGCAGTTCAGCAAGACATGGAGCGATCTGATCCGGCTGCTCGGCGATGGCGCGGCGCCTATCCGTGCTGATCTCGCCGATAACATTGCTGCGCTCGGCTCCAGTGATCCCGAGGAACGCGTCAAGGCGCGCGCGAATATTGCGGAGCTGCTCGCACGGCATCGCAAGACTTGGAACGATCTGGTTGATGAGCTGTGTTCGCCCGCGCCGGCAGCATGGGTGAGCAGCAATTCATCGTCGGGTGATCCGGAGCGCGTCAATCCGCTGGCGCTTATGCATTACCTGCTCAAGGAGTATGTCGAACTTCGCGAGCATGAATACATCGTTGTCGCGCTCTGGATTCTGCATACGCACGTCTTTCGCCACTTCATGGTGTCGCCGCGATTAGCGTTGCGCTCGCCGGTCGCCGGCTGCGGAAAGACCGTGCTCATCGATGTCCTGGCGCGCACAACATCGCAAGCCGCCAAGTTCGATGCGATCACAGCGAGCGCGATCTTTCATCTGATTGATGAAACGCATCCAACCCTCTTGATCGACGAGGCGGACAATCTTGGACTCGGGCTGCAACCGAATGGCCGGATTCGGGCCGTCTTTAACTCCGGCCACCGCAACGGCGGCACGGTGGCAATCAGGGACCGTGGCGAGACGCGGAAATTCTCGACCTTCGCACCGTTGGCGCTGGCGCTGCCTGATTCGATGGGCGGCCTGCCGCGTACTCTTAACTCGCGCAGTATCACCATCACCATGCAGCGTTATGACGGAGCCCGCGAACTTCAGCGCCTTGATGCCTATCGTCCTGATCCCGCACTTAATGCGGCCTACACGCAGATTTTGTTGTGGCGCTGCGACGTCGAGCTTGATTCTGATCCCGAGATGCCGGCCGGGATACGCAACCGGCTCGCCGATAATTGGAGGCCGCTGCTTAGTATTGCGGATTCTCTCGGCTGGGGTGAGCGGGCGCGCGAGGCCATGCTGATCATGGCGCGTGAATACCAGGACGCTGATGTCAAGATCCTGCTGCTCGACGATATCCGCAGGGTGTTCGATGCGCGCGCGGTCGATCGTTTGCCAAGCAAGGTGCTGCTCGATGCGTTGCATGCCTTGGACGATTCTGACTGGCGCGAATTTCGCGGCGTTCGCGGTGACGGGTCGCCGCACAAGCTTAGGGATAGCGAGCTGGCAACCATGCTGCGCGAATTCAAGATCAGGCCGCGCAGCATCTGGCCATTGCATCGGACGGCCAAGACCAAGTCGGCAAAGGGTTATCGGCGCGAGCAGTTCGAAGCGGTCTGGCGCGTGTACTGCGCCGATAACAGCACAGCGGCACATGGCAGCAATATCAGGAGTTTGCGACGCGCGGGCGCCGGCACAGCGTGA
- a CDS encoding bifunctional DNA primase/polymerase, which translates to MTKDNIAKHFNGAKLNVGVQLGPNSKGLTDIDLDCDEAIQLAPYFLPKTPAMFGRKSKATSHLLYTIDDAPTDKAVLKLTDKIGKDAKGIVELRMGGGSKGAQTVFPGSTHESGEIIEWVCDETPTHSDYATLKLAVTKIAVGTILRRNWPGRSGHAAALALGGFLARAGWSPDDIEKFVHAIAPDKKWKKDSSRTAKDSAEAHAKGENVQGFPGLCEQFGEEPAKAIAKILDYGSDLNQSEDLYEMLYGEGGELKSDDDAATGTASMPTPPIQRSVIQIKADGLSINSTQAQRLLKAAGVKFFERGGLLVRPITKEVTASEGQKTKVAQLQQVDTVYMRDMLARVIKWERWDVRKGKWVPTNPPFEIASTILGRNGEWPFPTIDGVITTPTMRPDGSLLLTPGYDKATRLLLVSPPKLPTMPDQPTRDDALTALALLEDLLEEFPFDNEISQAVALSALITPVVRGAFMMTPGHSAKAATPSSGKSYLFDIVAAIAIGQYMPVIAAGRNEEETEKRMGSALMAGQPLISIDNVNGELGGDALCQYLERPSVEIRMLGLSKLITVEARGTSIFATGNNITLRGDIVRRVITTTIDPKMERPELREFKKKPREMVLENRGQYIAACLTICRAHVVAGRPFQVVPLGSYEGWSNTVRSALKWLGKADPVDSMETTRKEDPELIRRQNMLTAWAVAIGIGFSSRCTMAKAVHTAKQTSSPGTPQFSDLRDAMAAVAPRKGDNIDPDDPIDNDALGRWLRSNNGKIVDGVRFTNKTSEGVVISRGSPVWWIEHRDGEQAGQRYREQCVKQPF; encoded by the coding sequence ATCACCAAAGACAATATTGCGAAACACTTCAACGGAGCAAAACTGAATGTCGGTGTGCAACTCGGTCCCAACTCCAAGGGTCTCACCGATATCGACCTTGACTGCGACGAGGCAATCCAGCTCGCGCCTTACTTCCTGCCGAAGACCCCCGCCATGTTTGGCCGGAAAAGCAAGGCGACGTCACACCTGCTTTACACAATTGACGACGCTCCGACAGACAAAGCGGTACTTAAGCTGACCGACAAGATTGGCAAGGATGCCAAGGGCATTGTCGAGTTACGAATGGGTGGCGGGTCAAAGGGTGCGCAAACTGTTTTTCCCGGCTCCACTCACGAAAGCGGCGAGATTATTGAATGGGTATGTGACGAGACACCGACCCATTCCGATTATGCAACGCTCAAACTAGCCGTCACCAAAATCGCGGTAGGAACCATCCTGCGACGCAATTGGCCCGGTCGCAGCGGTCACGCCGCAGCGTTGGCGCTGGGAGGTTTCCTTGCCCGCGCCGGGTGGTCGCCTGACGATATTGAAAAATTCGTTCATGCCATCGCACCCGATAAAAAATGGAAGAAGGATAGCAGCCGCACCGCCAAGGATTCAGCCGAGGCACATGCCAAGGGAGAGAACGTTCAAGGCTTCCCCGGCCTGTGTGAACAGTTTGGTGAAGAACCAGCCAAGGCTATCGCCAAGATTCTTGACTATGGCTCGGACCTAAATCAATCCGAAGACCTTTACGAGATGCTTTATGGCGAGGGGGGCGAACTTAAGAGTGACGACGACGCGGCCACCGGAACAGCGTCGATGCCGACACCGCCCATTCAGCGTTCAGTCATTCAGATCAAAGCTGACGGTCTTTCAATCAACTCGACACAAGCGCAACGATTGTTGAAGGCTGCCGGCGTGAAGTTTTTTGAGCGCGGCGGCTTGCTGGTGCGTCCGATTACAAAAGAAGTCACCGCCTCGGAAGGACAAAAGACCAAGGTTGCGCAGCTTCAACAAGTCGATACGGTTTATATGCGCGACATGCTCGCCAGAGTTATCAAATGGGAGCGCTGGGACGTTAGGAAGGGAAAATGGGTACCGACAAATCCGCCGTTTGAAATTGCCTCAACCATCCTCGGCCGCAACGGCGAATGGCCGTTCCCGACTATCGATGGCGTCATTACCACCCCGACCATGCGGCCGGACGGATCGCTGCTGCTGACACCGGGTTACGATAAGGCCACCCGATTGCTGCTGGTGTCGCCGCCGAAATTACCAACCATGCCGGACCAGCCGACCCGTGACGATGCGTTAACGGCACTGGCGCTGCTGGAAGATCTACTGGAGGAATTCCCATTCGACAACGAAATCTCCCAAGCGGTGGCGCTGTCGGCGCTGATCACGCCGGTTGTGCGAGGTGCGTTTATGATGACCCCGGGGCACAGTGCCAAGGCCGCAACCCCGTCCAGCGGCAAATCCTATTTGTTTGACATAGTCGCCGCCATCGCCATCGGCCAGTACATGCCGGTGATAGCGGCCGGAAGAAATGAGGAGGAAACCGAAAAACGTATGGGCTCGGCGCTGATGGCCGGACAGCCGTTGATCTCAATCGACAATGTCAACGGTGAATTGGGTGGCGATGCGCTGTGTCAATATCTGGAACGGCCCAGCGTCGAAATCCGAATGCTCGGCCTTTCCAAACTCATCACGGTCGAAGCGCGGGGGACCTCGATATTCGCTACCGGCAACAACATCACGCTTCGCGGCGACATTGTTCGCCGGGTGATTACCACCACCATCGACCCAAAGATGGAACGACCGGAGCTGCGCGAGTTCAAGAAAAAACCGCGTGAGATGGTATTGGAAAATCGCGGCCAGTATATCGCCGCTTGCCTGACCATCTGCCGCGCTCATGTGGTGGCTGGGCGTCCATTCCAAGTGGTTCCGCTGGGGTCATACGAAGGTTGGAGCAACACGGTTCGCTCGGCACTGAAGTGGTTGGGGAAGGCTGACCCGGTGGATTCCATGGAGACCACCCGCAAGGAAGACCCGGAGCTGATACGGCGGCAGAACATGCTGACGGCATGGGCCGTTGCAATCGGTATCGGGTTTAGCTCCAGGTGCACCATGGCCAAGGCGGTCCACACCGCCAAGCAAACCAGCAGCCCCGGCACCCCGCAGTTTTCAGACTTGCGCGACGCCATGGCAGCGGTCGCACCAAGGAAGGGAGATAATATCGACCCCGACGACCCTATTGACAACGACGCTCTTGGAAGATGGCTCCGTAGCAATAACGGCAAGATCGTCGACGGTGTGCGATTTACCAACAAAACAAGTGAAGGCGTCGTCATAAGTCGTGGCTCCCCGGTTTGGTGGATTGAACACCGTGATGGCGAGCAGGCAGGGCAACGATACCGGGAGCAATGCGTCAAGCAGCCGTTTTGA
- a CDS encoding LexA family protein, whose protein sequence is MAGVSPAAKNFTPKQGQYLAFIHLYTRLHRRPPAEADMQEYFRVSPPSVHQMVLTLERAGFIRRQPRVARSIELLVDPQQLPELL, encoded by the coding sequence ATGGCCGGCGTGAGTCCCGCTGCAAAAAACTTCACGCCCAAGCAAGGGCAGTATCTGGCGTTTATCCACCTCTACACGCGGCTGCATCGCAGGCCGCCGGCGGAAGCCGACATGCAAGAATATTTTCGCGTCAGCCCACCATCCGTTCATCAGATGGTGCTGACGCTCGAACGGGCAGGTTTCATCAGACGGCAGCCGAGGGTCGCCCGCAGTATCGAACTCCTCGTTGATCCTCAGCAGCTTCCCGAGCTACTTTGA
- a CDS encoding DUF1254 domain-containing protein has protein sequence MIITRRAATLGGLSLLAGTSISSSGRAEPGAIAGIGEGLEEFALATDAYVYGYPLVTMEMTRRIITNVAAPVGTRGPMGQIIKLRQYPDASFRDVTAPNADTLYTTAFFDVGKEPWVFSTPDMKDRYFLMPLLDGWTTVFEVPGKRTTGTGAQTYAITGPGWKGTLPAGVKELKSPTSIVWLLGRIYCTGTPEDYAEVHKLQDQCALVPLSSYGKPYTPPAGTVDPSIDMKTAVREQVNKMDAVAYFTLLCKLMKDNPPAAVDAPQLAKFARIGIVPGQDFDASKLKADFVKRVPEIGFDRIMLQFKVNKDVKDENGWFFTTKTGIYGTDYLMRAFITAIGLGANRPQDAIYPTSTKDAEGRKYSGANKYVMNFPKGQLPPANGFWSLTMYDSAYFFVNNPINRYSISARQNLQSNPDGSTDLYVQKDSPGKDKESNWLPAPAGDFILMLRMYWPKEKNPSILDGSWKIPPVKIVTA, from the coding sequence ATGATTATCACCCGTCGCGCTGCAACCTTGGGCGGACTCAGTCTGCTCGCCGGAACATCGATCAGTTCCTCAGGCCGCGCCGAACCCGGCGCCATCGCCGGCATCGGCGAAGGACTTGAGGAATTCGCGCTCGCCACCGATGCTTATGTCTACGGCTATCCGCTGGTGACCATGGAAATGACTCGGCGCATTATCACTAACGTCGCGGCGCCGGTCGGAACGCGCGGACCGATGGGCCAGATCATCAAGCTGCGCCAATATCCAGATGCATCGTTCCGGGACGTGACCGCGCCAAATGCCGACACGCTCTATACGACGGCGTTCTTCGACGTCGGCAAGGAGCCCTGGGTGTTCAGCACTCCCGACATGAAGGATCGCTACTTCCTGATGCCGTTGCTGGATGGCTGGACCACCGTCTTCGAGGTACCGGGCAAGCGAACGACCGGCACCGGCGCGCAGACCTATGCAATCACGGGTCCGGGGTGGAAGGGCACATTGCCGGCAGGGGTCAAGGAGCTCAAATCGCCCACCAGCATCGTGTGGCTGCTCGGCCGCATCTACTGCACCGGCACGCCGGAGGATTATGCCGAGGTTCACAAACTGCAGGACCAGTGCGCACTGGTCCCGCTGAGTTCTTACGGCAAGCCTTACACGCCGCCTGCAGGGACCGTCGATCCCTCGATCGACATGAAGACGGCGGTACGCGAACAGGTGAACAAAATGGATGCCGTGGCGTATTTCACGCTGCTGTGCAAGCTCATGAAAGACAATCCACCGGCCGCGGTGGATGCGCCGCAACTCGCCAAGTTCGCCAGGATCGGAATCGTGCCGGGTCAGGATTTCGATGCGAGCAAGCTCAAGGCGGATTTCGTCAAGCGAGTCCCGGAAATCGGCTTTGACCGCATCATGCTCCAGTTCAAGGTCAACAAGGACGTCAAGGACGAGAACGGCTGGTTCTTCACAACCAAGACCGGCATTTACGGCACTGATTATCTGATGCGGGCGTTCATCACTGCCATTGGGCTTGGCGCCAACCGGCCGCAGGATGCGATTTATCCGACGTCAACAAAGGATGCCGAAGGACGGAAATATAGCGGTGCCAACAAGTATGTGATGAATTTCCCGAAGGGCCAGTTGCCGCCGGCGAACGGTTTCTGGTCGTTGACCATGTACGACAGCGCTTATTTCTTCGTGAACAATCCGATCAATCGCTATTCGATCAGCGCGAGGCAAAATCTCCAATCCAATCCGGATGGATCAACCGATCTTTACGTCCAGAAGGACTCGCCGGGAAAAGATAAGGAATCGAACTGGCTGCCTGCTCCAGCCGGCGATTTCATTCTGATGCTGCGCATGTATTGGCCAAAGGAGAAAAACCCATCGATCCTCGACGGTTCATGGAAAATTCCTCCGGTGAAGATAGTCACCGCCTGA
- a CDS encoding H-NS family nucleoid-associated regulatory protein — MKRAEFEQMSVDHLWKLRAEISAILAARIGEEKKLIEERLIRLRANSRQASEIHESERRPYPRVFPKFRNPDDFSQTWAGRGKQPRWLTAQLKSGRRVDEFRI, encoded by the coding sequence ATGAAACGAGCTGAGTTTGAACAGATGAGCGTCGACCACCTGTGGAAACTGCGGGCGGAGATCTCTGCTATTCTTGCGGCAAGGATAGGCGAAGAAAAGAAATTGATTGAGGAGCGTCTAATCCGACTTCGGGCCAATTCGCGTCAGGCGTCTGAAATCCATGAATCCGAGCGCCGGCCCTACCCCCGCGTGTTTCCAAAATTTCGAAACCCGGACGACTTTTCGCAGACCTGGGCGGGTCGCGGGAAGCAGCCACGGTGGCTGACGGCGCAGCTCAAATCCGGCAGGCGGGTCGACGAATTTAGAATTTAG
- a CDS encoding DUF2934 domain-containing protein codes for MAQPTHIEIVRRAYELWQQAGEPEGKDQEFYHQAEQELRNEDKSPLRTPDNL; via the coding sequence ATGGCGCAACCAACTCACATTGAAATCGTCCGACGTGCCTATGAACTCTGGCAGCAAGCGGGCGAGCCTGAAGGAAAAGATCAGGAGTTCTACCATCAAGCCGAACAGGAATTACGAAATGAAGATAAGTCACCGTTGCGGACGCCCGATAATCTCTGA
- a CDS encoding helix-turn-helix domain-containing protein, with translation MKSTYSYAKDEEIYGEGKAANFCYQVINGAVRISRKLTNGRRQIGAFYFPGDIFGLEPWFQYRWSAEAIAEATALRPVRRKALLRKAQSNLSFARSVWSITERDLRHADDHRILLGQLTATERLAAFFLQMNDRIGVSGQIELPMSRTDIADYLGLTIETVSREITKLSDGRILSRPDGHLRWNSGITLLRPESLRAALPRSFAFDLSATSEDVMRKVFSSKT, from the coding sequence TTGAAAAGTACCTATTCCTACGCGAAAGACGAGGAAATCTACGGCGAGGGGAAGGCCGCAAACTTTTGCTATCAGGTCATCAATGGCGCGGTCCGCATTTCGAGAAAGCTCACCAACGGGCGGCGTCAGATTGGCGCATTCTATTTTCCCGGCGACATTTTCGGCCTTGAACCCTGGTTCCAATATCGCTGGAGTGCGGAAGCAATTGCCGAGGCAACAGCGCTTCGTCCGGTCAGACGAAAAGCCCTGCTCCGGAAGGCACAGTCAAACTTATCATTCGCACGCAGCGTTTGGAGCATCACGGAGCGAGACCTCCGGCACGCAGATGATCACCGCATCCTGCTTGGGCAACTTACCGCAACGGAACGATTGGCCGCTTTCTTCCTGCAGATGAATGATCGCATCGGTGTTAGCGGGCAAATTGAACTACCGATGTCCCGCACAGATATCGCCGATTACCTGGGCCTAACAATCGAGACAGTCTCGCGAGAAATCACCAAACTATCAGATGGGAGAATTCTGAGCCGGCCCGACGGACATTTGCGATGGAATAGCGGGATAACTCTGCTTCGTCCCGAGAGTTTGCGTGCGGCGCTCCCGCGCTCTTTCGCGTTCGATTTATCGGCCACCAGCGAAGATGTTATGCGGAAGGTTTTCTCTTCTAAGACTTGA